The Maniola hyperantus chromosome 9, iAphHyp1.2, whole genome shotgun sequence genome includes a region encoding these proteins:
- the LOC117985107 gene encoding toll-like receptor 13, translating to MIIRAILYCHILLISTAVGVGKTRKDWQDDPRATRCLTGYMTDLQSWVDENGQLTPYVDINEAIDMSTRESVVRSLEQELSVLKSPKPQHIRYLSLAKCSLTRVPSVFQLKDNHGRKLADTLEFLTLYGNNFGILDPYVEIYDAELNATNARELPVSDQSQRRILTQWSSGFHMHPLRTLKELDLRECSIQVLGDYTFQRMPELRKLYLSENSIHFIETYAFDSMKGLKHLDLSRNFAYDENGNLADLVFESDNVFRGLKLESLDFSFTRLGQRNHGIFRRVDKHFKRLSLCYSAMGRLRNDTFNDSSLKLLDVSGNPDVIGTPGILRGAEKTLEVLYADNVSLKNMEGFMNFTHLKILKLSNNEINTVPANVAKTLTNLQILDLDNNRMMSWSSSTFSLMPKLKLLSLKNNNINIISREMYNDIKQLSFLGLSGNFLVCNCHARDMFEVASNNELLFNSTYFKGFGDDNEQPNLSFHSGFKDFNNVIRERRNITTFCEERDTCNVEFNHNVSGNYLLLDYADYSSHYRCLQVSEGKSIDLYSVPSCTASNKGLGGIEGQILESWNKYFLLLLPTVLLPFLLCVYVFRKNFKYFLITIRNSATLSLINKNDSSDDGTIFHYDVFVSYCNEDRAWVLDNLLSHVEKDCNVSVCLHERDFQIGLSILENIVSCMDRSRMIMLIISKRFLLSQWCQFEMHLAQHRLLETRREDLILVLLEEIPRRLRPNTLHYLMLTKTYIVWPQEESERKIFWRRMKKSLVTHKLKSTENVSLA from the exons ATGATTATCCGAGCtat ACTTTACTGCCATATTCTACTCATTTCTACAGCGGTGGGTGTGGGGAAAACTAGGAAGGATTGGCAGGATGACCCAAGGGCCACAAGATGTCTCACAGGGTACATGACAGACCTGCAATCTTGGGTGGACGAAAATGGCCAGCTCACTCCATACGTCG ATATAAACGAAGCAATCGACATGTCAACCAGAGAGAGTGTAGTGAGGAGTCTGGAGCAAGAGTTGTCCGTGCTGAAGTCTCCAAAGCCACAACACATCAGATACTTGAGTCTGGCCAAGTGCTCTTTGACGCGAGTTCCTTCG GTATTCCAATTGAAGGACAACCATGGCCGTAAATTGGCCGATACATTAGAGTTTTTGACCCTCTACGGCAATAATTTTGGAATACTTGACCCATATGTTGAGATATATGATGCTGAACTGAACGCCACTAATGCCCGGGAATTGCCCGTTTCGGACCAATCTCAGAGAAGAA tTTTGACACAATGGTCTTCAGGTTTTCACATGCATCCATTACGCACACTAAAGGAGTTAGATCTTCGAGAGTGCTCAATACAAGTTCTTGGTGATTACACCTTTCAGAGGATGCCTGAACTGAGAAAATTATACTTGAGCGAAAACAGTATACACTTCATCGAAACATATGCTTTCGATTCCATGAAAGGCTTGAAACATTTAGATTTAAGTAGGAATTTTGCTTACGACGAGAATGGCAACCTTGCAGATCTAGTTTTCGAGTCAGATAACGTTTTTAGAGGTTTGAAACTGGAATCTTTAGATTTTTCTTTCACGAGATTGGGACAACGAAATCATGGTATATTTAGACGCGTTGACAAGCATTTTAAAAGATTATCCCTATGTTATTCAGCTATGGGAAGATTAAGAAACGACACGTTTAATGATTCGTCGTTAAAATTACTCGACGTCTCTGGTAACCCTGATGTGATAGGCACACCAGGAATCTTGAGAGGGGCAGAAAAAACCTTAGAAGTGCTGTATGCTGATAATGTTTCTTTGAAAAATATGGAAGGTTTTATGAATTTCACCCATCTGAAAATTTTAAAGTTATCTAATAATGAGATTAATACAGTACCAGCAAATGTGGCTAAAACTCTGACAAATTTGCAAATACTTGATTTAGACAATAATAGAATGATGTCGTGGTCTAGCAGCACCTTTAGTTTAATGCCTAAGCTTAAACTTCTATCactaaaaaacaataatatcaatattatatCAAGAGAAATGTATAATGATATAAAACAACTTTCATTTTTGGGATTATCGGGAAATTTCCTAGTGTGCAATTGTCATGCAAGAGACATGTTCGAAGTGGCTTCAAACAACGAATTACTTTTTAATAGCACATACTTCAAAGGATTCGGAGATGATAATGAACAGCCTAATTTGTCTTTTCATTCTGGATTTAAGGATTTTAATAATGTTATACGTGAAAGGAGGAATATTACAACTTTTTGTGAAGAAAGAGATACTTGTAACGTAGAATTTAATCACAATGTTAGTGGAAACTATTTATTGCTGGACTATGCAGATTATTCAAGTCACTATAGATGTCTTCAGGTATCTGAAGGAAAATCTATAGATCTTTATAGTGTACCAAGTTGCACTGCAAGTAATAAAGGCTTGGGTGGTATAGAAGGACAAATATTAGAGAGTTGGAATAAATATTTTCTGCTGCTGTTACCTACAGTTTTACTGCCATTCTTGTTGTGTGTTTATGTTTTTAGAAAGAACttcaaatactttttaataACGATAAGAAATTCGGCAACGTTGAGTTTGATCAATAAAAATGATTCCTCTGACG atggCACAATTTTCCACTATGATGTGTTCGTATCCTATTGCAATGAAGATAGAGCATGGGTTTTGGATAATCTTCTATCTCACGTAGAAAAAGACTGTAATGTCAGCGTATGCCTTCACGAAAGAGATTTTCAG ATTGGTCTTTCAATTTTGGAAAACATAGTATCCTGCATGGATCGGTCTCGGATGATCATGCTGATCATTTCCAAGAGGTTTCTGCTGAGCCAGTGGTGTCAATTCGAGATGCATCTTGCCCAACATAG GTTGCTAGAAACTCGCCGAGAAGATCTCATTCTAGTTCTTCTTGAAGAAATACCAAGACGTCTTCGACCAAACACACTCCACTATTTAATGTTAACTAAAACCTACATCGTATGGCCACAAGAGGAATCAGAACGGAAAATATTTTGGAGAAGGATGAAAAAGAGTCTTGTTACACACAAGTTGAAGAGTACGGAGAATGTGTCTTTAGCTTGA